The following are from one region of the Platichthys flesus chromosome 2, fPlaFle2.1, whole genome shotgun sequence genome:
- the si:ch211-117k10.3 gene encoding Krueppel-like factor 15 — MVSLSSRTLSLENDLFRDSNSNSMCSLGLGDGACSEGASLASCDSPETGDLWITHSPSFGEDEDEEEEEDEYDGSRLHIFLEAAEEEEPEGQDPNLPEFSFDPSSPFSPTLEDIEEFLREKMELVKEGLMVPKEEACPLPCSSSDSPSSTTPPASSSDTCSEEGMSAFHCTSSPNTPPYEQSSPSPSPSPADPSPSAQVTPSPSSLTPSMLLGAPLVLQLQSLPLAQPQTPAASPPATQNSIWLTHLIMGLQGATGQNVTLLAPQVPSGPATILSLNSGDFKSADQKYVKIAPLPLTMRTVEIMGLTGVGAQASGLLKAMAPRVSRVPPTERVHKCAHPGCGKMYTKSSHLKAHFRRHTGEKPYTCSWPECGWRFSRSDELSRHRRSHSGIKPYECSLCEKKFARSDHLSKHTKVHRGSRPSRIIRSTV, encoded by the exons ATGgtgtctctcagcagcagaaCGCTGAGTCTGGAGAATGACCTGTTCAGggacagcaacagcaacagcatgTGCTCCCTCGGCCTGGGAGACGGAGCCTGCAGTGAGGGAGCGAGCTTGGCTTCCTGCGACAGCCCCGAGACAGGGGACTTGTGGATCACGCACAGCCCCAGCTTcggagaggatgaagatgaggaggaggaggaagatgaataTGATGGCTCTCGCCTGCATATTTTTCTAgaggcagcagaagaagaggaacctGAGGGTCAGGACCCTAATCTGCCAGAATTTTCTTTTGACCCCTCTTCCCCATTCTCCCCAACCTTGGAGGACATAGAAGAGTTCTTGAGGGAAAAGATGGAGCTGGTCAAAGAGGGGTTGATGGTCCCAAAAGAGGAGGCCTGCCCTCTCCCATGCAGCTCCAGTGACTCTCCATCTTCCACTACGCCCCCGGCCTCCTCTTCTGACACTTGCAGTGAAGAAGGGATGAGTGCCTTCCATTGCACTTCAAGCCCAAACACACCTCCCTATGAGCAAAgcagccccagccccagccccagcccaGCTGACCCATCCCCTTCTGCCCAAGTAACCCCCTCGCCATCCAGCTTGACCCCCTCCATGCTCCTGGGTGCTCCGCTGGTtctccagctccagtccctACCTCTGGCCCAGCCTCAGACCCCAGCAGCCTCTCCCCCCGCAACCCAAAACAGCATTTGGCTCACTCATCTCATCATGGGGCTCCAGGGCGCCACAGGACAAAACGTCACCCTGCTGGCCCCCCAGGTGCCCTCCGGGCCCGCCACTATTTTATCCCTAAACAGTGGAGATTTCAAGTCAGCTGACCAGAAGTATGTGAAGATAGCCCCTTTGCCCCTCACAATGAGGACTGTAGAGATTATGGGTCTGACTGGGGTTGGGGCCCAGGCCAGTGGCCTGTTGAAGGCCATGGCCCCTCGGGTGAGCAGAGTGCCTCCTACAGAGAGGGTCCATAAGTGCGCCCACCCAGGCTGTGGGAAGATGTACACCAAGAGCAGCCATCTGAAGGCTCATTTCCGCCGgcacacaggagagaagcccTACACTTGTAGCTGGCCTGAGTGTGGCTGGAG GTTCTCCCGGTCTGACGAACTCTCCCGTCACCGTCGCTCTCACTCCGGCATCAAGCCATACGAGTGCTCGCTGTGTGAAAAAAAGTTCGCCCGCAGCGACCACTTATCCAAACACACCAAGGTCCACCGTGGCTCCAGGCCCAGCAGGATAATCAGATCCACCGTGTGA